The genomic region GATAAACTTGTTCAGCATTGCAGGCAAaggtttttctctctttcttttgttaGTTTCCCAGGATATGGATATATCTGTTTGATACTTAAGTGGGGATTTACTTATTTGGTTTCAAGATGAGCAAACATATGCAGTAAGGTTTTTAAGATGCTGGGGGAATGGCAGCCAGCGATGTCGTTTTAGCCTACGGAGACACGTATAGAGATCTTCACCATCCAGCAGTTATCATAGCAGGCTCCTTTGCACTTGTAGCAGTGGTTCTCTCTCTTTATCTCATTCTTCAACATCTCAGATCATATACGAATCCTCATGTTAGTTTCGTTTCTCATTTGGAAATCCTCTCTTGTCTTGCTAAAGGGTGTGTGCtaatttggaaaaagaaattaggGAATGCAAAATTTTGCTGACCTTTTGTGAAGCTAATTAAATATATGGGGAAATGTTACTTAGTGTCGAATGCTAATTGCTTTCCCAGGAACAAAAATGGATTGTTGCGGTTTTGTTCATGGTTCCTGTCTATGCTGCTGAGTCAGTACGGTTCTATCTCTCTGGAACAACTAATCTatgtttaatttgttttcttattaCAAACTCAGAAAGTATACATACTATTCTACTTTCATATCTCATATGTAGCCCATCTCTACTCCTTTCTTTTGATCCTTGCTTACTTTGGTGGGAATTTGAGGTAGCTTTTGTTTGACTTCCACAGATCATATCATTGGGGAACCCAAGACTTTCCCTTGTCTGTGACATTTTGAGAAATTGCTATGAAGCCTTCGCCTTATATTCCTTTGGGAGCTATTTGATTGCTTGTCTAGGTAAAGCAACATTTTTATGACTTGTCTTGACTCCTGAGGACATTTATTATTCGATAtacattgaattttttatgcCATGGTTGCACGCAGTTCTGCAGTAATCAAATGTACTAACTTTAAATGCTTCCATGGAATTGAAAGAAATTTGGGAAAATGTAAGACTACTGCTTCAAGATAATTATTAGCACAGTTCATGTTGACTCAACTATGATACTTGATAGATGTTTCAAGCAAGTTAGAACTCCATTAGCTTATATACTTCATACACGGCGAAACATGCTTCATTCAGCAGAAGAAAATTTGTGCCAGGTGGAGAAAGAAGGGTTGTTGAGCTTCTTGAAAATGAATCTAGAAATCAGCTGGCTAAGCCATTCCTAGACGGAGCAGAAGAAGACCAACAAGTACATCAAAAGTCAttcagcaacttcttcttccgTCCACGTGTTATTGGAAAAGACCTGCTCacaatagaaaaatttggtcTTGTGCAATATGTAAGAAAAAACTAATATGATCCCATCATTTGATTTTGGTTGTGATCATTTCCTTGCATTCTGATGTCTGATAGTTAAATCAGATGATTCTGAAGACATTCTGTGCATTCTTAGCACTATTGTTGGAGGTCTTTGGTGTTTATGGTGATGGAGAATTCAAATGGTACTACGGGTATGTACGATGGTTTTTTGTGCAATCTTGTATATGCCTTGGTATAAAGCCTAACGAAGTCTAAGCTCTTAATAGATGCTGTTATGTCCATATTTGAATCTTCTCATATTTAGAATGCTGTGTTTATGAAAAAGTACTTCTATTTTGTTTAACCCGTTAAATGAGAATTTAAAGTTTTTACTGCTTCTGCCTCTTTTTTCTAATGATAGTTGCTAATCCTGCTCTCTTGCAGGTATCCATACATAACAGTAGTTATAAACTTCAGCCAAATGTGGGCACTTTTTTGCCTTGTGCAGTTCTATAATGTAACTCATGAAAGGCTTGAACCTATAAAGCCACTTGCAAAGTTTATCAGCTTCAAGGCCATTGTCTTTGCCACTTGGTGGCAAGGGGTAGGCATTGCTCTGCTTTGTGCATTTGGAGTTCTGCCTAAAGAAGGGAAACTGCAGACTGCATTGCAGGACTTTCTGATTTGTAGTGAAGTAAGTTGCTTGTTTGTGATCAACATCTCTGTTTGGACTTTGGACACCTTCAGACAAGACTGGGCATGAAATCTAATTTGTTGATCAATGGATGAAGTCTTTTTGGCATTTTTCGTGCAGTGAATGCTCAAAATGCAAATCTTTTTAGCCTACTACTACTTTTCcaaagccttttttttttttttcaactagTGGTTTGTTTTCTAAGGATGAAgatattatgaattttttttaccaatCATAGCCTGAAAAGCATTATGATGATAGGCTGTAAGTTCCATAGCCATGAGCATAAAGGTTTTCTGTATGTGGTTTGGCAGATGGCCATTGCAGCTGTTGCTCATATATTTGTCTTCTCTGCGGAATCATATCATTTTCTCCCTGTTTCTGAATACGGAAAGGTCACCACTGAAACAACCAAAGAAACACTGACGGTAGAGGAAGGCAATGAGGAGAAACCAGCTGTGCTAGAAAAAACAGAAACACAGGTTAAGGCTCCTGGAACAAGAATCACGGAGAGTGTTCAAGACATAGTTCTTGAAGGTGGTCAACGGGTAAGTCATGTCCCACTAGTACACTGCATTTCACATTAACATTTTAGTACTTCAAACATCCATGGAAATGGTATTGGATAAACAGGTTGTGGAGGATGTTGTATTAACTATAAATCAAGCAGTAGGACCAATGGAGAAAGGAGTGACAAAAATCCAGGAGACCTTCCACCTCAAGAAAACAGATTCAGATGACGATCATGAAGAGTCAGAGTTGGAAGTGGAGAAACATGTTGAGCAGCATCTCTCAGAAAATGATAGTCACCCAGAGCTCCAGGTCTAAAGGTTGCTAGTTAATAGTAGTGATGAAAATAGCATTTGAAGTAATCCAAATCTTTATCATGTTTCCAGTCAATGACTTTATTGCTGTTTGGTTTGTGATTGTGCATGATACTTGCATCATCTAGGTGCACTGTGCTGGGCATTGTTGGAAGTGGCTGGAAGTTGTACGTTTTCTGGGCGAAGTGCAGCTCTTCATAGTATGGAATGAAGAATGTACCTCTTCTGGAAGATCAATAACAGAGGAATATCACCGCCgttcttctttttctatttgacATGTCGTGATGTTGGCATGTACCAAGTAGTTAAGAACAAATTTCCGGATCTTTATGTATGAGATTAAAATCTTGGGATGCCATAACGCAGTTTTATAGGTTAACAATTGCAAAGGCTGTAGCTGTGTATGTTGGGCAGTTCAAAGTTCAAACTAGCTTGAGCAAACAAGCAAATTCAACTGAGAACGAATGTAAATAATATATCAATTTTATACActaaaaacaataatataCACCAACCGGATCAAATTCTGGAATGCGTTTATCGACCATCTTGTCCAGGACAGCATAATTGTAAGCAACAATCAAGGCAGCCAAAGCATGCCAGAGCAGTGCATAGCTGTGCTAATACAGTGGCACATTGATTATTCATCTTTGAACAACACTGGATGCAGAGCATGCAACAGCATTGATTACATATCTGACCACAGCAATTTGAAGTTGCCTTCACAAGAATTTCGGCAACTTCAGGCAATTTTGGTTCTTGAGATCCTGGACGGATGTTTTCGGCAGTTGCAATCAGGTCACCAAAGCCAACTGTGAGGCTTTGAAGCAACATCTTTTTGGGCGCTCCGGAGTCCCCAATTTCGTGTGGATCACCTTTATACGGAACCTGTATTCAGAGAAGCCAACTTTAGGCTGCCTCAGCAATGTTTCAAGCGAAAAGATCCTAAGTGCATTCTTAAACAAAAAACAGTATGACTTAGTTGGACCTAGTGGCATTATTAAAGTAAACAATATAGCATACCTTCAGAGAACCAGAAGATTCTGAGGCTtggtatattttatttttctcaagcAGGACCATACGGGTATACTCAGAGATATTGCAAGTCTGTATGCTCAATTTTGCAACCTGCCAATAACAAATCAATAGCatcaacaatggtttttaccacTAGGAAATGTGGTGAGGTCAGGACAAGCGAAAAAGATCCAACACATTCCATATCAAGCAGTCCAGCTAACGTGGCCACTGAGCAATTTGGAAAAGATAGGTCCATCATAGCTATTCCATATCCCCACAGCAAGGATATGGTAATTACCATTATTCCCATTTCATAAATACAAAGTGGAAGTAAGGAGTAGTGGACCAGGGAAATCTATACCCACTTGAATGCGTGGGCAAAGCCCATTCTGCTACACCTGTGCCGGCTTAATTATTGCAAACATTCAAGTATAAGATGTAGTAGTATGGAACCTTGCTGTCCCacttatttttggaaaaaagaaCGTCAGAATACAATGAAACAAACCTTTTCCTCAAGCTGTTTATTTTCTGAAAGCCATGCCTGAGCTGTGAGTAAATCAATCTGCTGCCTTGCTAACACCTATTAGAGAAAAGGGAAACTATAAAATACTCCAGGTGTAAATCATTGGGGTATACAGGTAAACATTTAGATGTTAAGAGCAATGAAGCAAAATAAAAGCTAAAGAGAAGAATCCCAGGAGGAGATACACCATCTATGAAAAATGCAATTAGAATAAAAAGTGCAACCAGTAATTATAAACAACTGGGTGAAACAAGATATAGCATTAGCacaatattccaaatacaaAAATCTTAACCCACAAAAGAATTCTAAAGTTACATAGACATCTAAGTTCAAATACAACAGGTAAACTTTTTTGTTGATTAGAATATCCCAAAAGCATTGTGAAACCACCAGATACACCAAACGCCCCTctcacccccccccccccccccccttcccagaggaaaaaataaagagagtaCAGCCTAACTGgattgtaaaattaaaaattgggaaaaaattattgaatagTAGATGCCTTACTCTGTCAAGAAGTATATCCTTGGCCCTTTCTATCTTCAAGTCTGTAACATTGCTACTCAGATCTCCTAAGACACCTTTAGCTTTAAGAGTGTCAGGAAAACTACCTTGGTACCTCCCGCATATTGTCAACGGGCTTTCAGATGAAAGGTCAGGAATAAATGAAGAGTACACCTATCAGGGACATTGTAGAAGAAACTCAAGTCAAGTCAGTATTCAAAGACTGGAACAGGATGATCACTATCCAGGTGGAAAAAACATGAATGAAAGAAAACAACAGACAAGATAAGCACTGTAAGATGTTTGTTGTGATATTCAGGCAACTTCAACTGATGCTATATGTCACTATATATGATGATATCATATAACGAGGTCCCTTAAAATCACAAGAATAGATAGACAAATAGAAATAACTAAACAATTCGGAAATAAAACATAGAAAGGTAGGAGAGATAAGGAAAATAAGATATCATAGATGAACCTGGTACAGGAGTTCAGACAAACATACCTCTATTTGTTCGTGATCATCAAATGCATCAAAGGTTATATTTGCAAGAATGGTAGATAAACCTCTgctaaataatttttgcatcTGAACCTCAATTGAATCTGACaagaaacagaaagaaaaaaaagagtaagaaTAATGGATATTAGGACCACAAACTTTCACATATCCTAACAGAAAAAGAAtagcttttactttttttcatAGATTACTTGATGAGCTTAGGTTTCAGAACTCAAGGTAGAATTTGGGAAATAGAAATAGGTTAAAGGACTTGTAAGGAGGCTGTCTAAGCAAGGAGAACCCGAAGAAGGCTCCTATTGTTTCTAAGAAAACCTGGATAAGAAAACACTCATAACCTTACAAAGAGCCTAAAGATTTGAGGAAAGGAACTACATGAAACTATATTAACTCAACTTAAGAGCACGAGAAAGATAAACTAAGTCACTGACCACCAAATTATGCTTTAAAGCAACATCATTAAACCATTCACAGCATATTTGCACAAAACTAAAACTTGACTTAGCCCAACACACAACCATTCAAGTTCCCATATTAACCATAGATCTAGTACAAATTCCAAATTCTAGCTTAGTTCCTACACCTTTCATAAACTTTCCCTTGATGCTGTGGGAAAAAGAACCAAAACAATGACATGCTGCTATTGTAGgcaaaaatgcttaaaaagaTGGCTCTAAAGAAAGGCCCacaaccccccccccccccccccccttccTTTAAAAGTAAAGAAAGCAAAATCAAAAGAATTCTATTAAAGGGTAGCAATCCATATTTAATGCACCAAAAATTTCCTCATATAACACAATTCTTTGGCTTGAGGTTCAAACATAACATACAGACCTAAATCAAAAGCAGCATCATATTGCCCCCGTCCAATCATAGCAAGCATGCGCAGGAAATAATGATTACAGAAAGAACCTGCAACATTTCCACACAACAAGTTAACTAGCCATCACTATTTACATAATCCTGAGTTCATGACTAGCCAGGTTTAGCATCCCTCACCAATgataagaaataaattcaatGGTATTAAAAGCAATCGAACAATATGCTAATAACTGAAAATAAATGGGGCTTAAACACCTAGAATTGTACCTATGCCAAAAGTATGTATACGTGGACATAATGATCCTCCATTTGTTAGACGCTTTTTTATCCAGTCACAAATGTTCCTCTCATCTTCAACAGCCCCAtcagtaacaagaaaaatcatagGAATTGAACCATGTGTGTTTGACAGCATCTCAGTTGCCTGACAGAAATAAGCAAAAGTTAATAACGTGCAATAGATCATGAGAAAAGAATACTATCTCAAATCATCTTGTCATGACAAAGTGAAAGCTTGCTGCTAGCCttattatatttgttaaatcAATACAGAAAACATGAGAAGTTTAACCAAAACAAAGGAAATGAGTACACACCTTTTCTAGtggaataaaaatatttgtaccGCCTCCCTCACTATGTTTCGTGCTAATCCATTCACTGGCCCTTTCAATTGCTTCCTCGGAAGCCAACTCCATGGATGTTGAAAATAGAAAAGTCTCACTACTAAAAGCTATAATGTTAAACGAATCTTCAGGATTAAGCTTAGAAAGTGCTGCAGATATTGCATTCTTGGTACTCTCAAGTGGCCTCCCTTCCATGCTGTCACTTATATCAACAACAAATATGATCTCCTTTTTGAACACCTATCAAATTCAATAAGATGAGTATACATACCAAACAAAGAACCAAATTAGAAGAACTTTACAGGTTGAATAAATGCCAGACTAACCTTCCTACTCTGCTGACTCCCAGGAAAAAGATATACACAGAACATATCCCTTTGATCATAATCATATAAAGATGGTGACTGCAAAAGGACCCCTCCAAATATGTTACTGGCAGAAACCTATAAAAAAGTGTAGACAAGATGCAATTATAAGTATCCTGATCATAACAAATTGAGGTATTCCacataaaaatatcaattaatcTCTAGTTCAATTAAAACTTTAGTAATATTCATGTTGTATAAACTGTAATTTTATAGTTCTAAAGAAAAGATAGCGTGACAGTAAGATAAGTCTGATTCTTACACTATATGAGAAACTGAAGTCAGTATTGGACCATGTCAGAACTTCTACTTCATATAAGAAACCGAACTTCCCTGCACTGCGTCTTATTTCCTGCAAAATTTGAGGTGAAAAGAACAGTAAGTAGGATAAGACAAGGAACTAAGTAATTTCATTCATTAAGTCAAACAAAACAAGCATAATGGTCCTTAATCAAGATATGCACCTTCAAAGGATGACTAGTTGCCTTGCTCAAAATTCCAGTTGCAATAACAGAGTTCACATTCAACtgtatcttttctttttttgagattttctttATAGCAGGAGTAACATATTCAGGAAAAGTAAAGGGCACAGTCAAGGAGAACTGGCCATCATTATATGACAATTTCTGAGACCAACGaagcttaattgaaatattagtaCCCCCATCGATctggaaaaataaaacaaaaacatttaTTAGATACAATTGACTTA from Theobroma cacao cultivar B97-61/B2 chromosome 9, Criollo_cocoa_genome_V2, whole genome shotgun sequence harbors:
- the LOC18588258 gene encoding protein LAZ1 homolog 2: MAASDVVLAYGDTYRDLHHPAVIIAGSFALVAVVLSLYLILQHLRSYTNPHEQKWIVAVLFMVPVYAAESIISLGNPRLSLVCDILRNCYEAFALYSFGSYLIACLGGERRVVELLENESRNQLAKPFLDGAEEDQQVHQKSFSNFFFRPRVIGKDLLTIEKFGLVQYMILKTFCAFLALLLEVFGVYGDGEFKWYYGYPYITVVINFSQMWALFCLVQFYNVTHERLEPIKPLAKFISFKAIVFATWWQGVGIALLCAFGVLPKEGKLQTALQDFLICSEMAIAAVAHIFVFSAESYHFLPVSEYGKVTTETTKETLTVEEGNEEKPAVLEKTETQVKAPGTRITESVQDIVLEGGQRVVEDVVLTINQAVGPMEKGVTKIQETFHLKKTDSDDDHEESELEVEKHVEQHLSENDSHPELQV
- the LOC18588259 gene encoding inter alpha-trypsin inhibitor, heavy chain 4, translating into MAEDFAQAVEDGLKLAKRIYLGKDRGAVGPPKPPPPMERSPYRYLPSAPMVYAVISDPRIVDNPDIPSYQPHVHGRCDPPALIPLQMNGVDLDVDCYADTAFIQVSGSWRVHCVMGSRSCDCRIAVPTGPQGSILGVEVDLPTKSYSTELIGVEDSKGIEKIALPEDGWFLKPHIFTLTIPQIDGGTNISIKLRWSQKLSYNDGQFSLTVPFTFPEYVTPAIKKISKKEKIQLNVNSVIATGILSKATSHPLKEIRRSAGKFGFLYEVEVLTWSNTDFSFSYSVSASNIFGGVLLQSPSLYDYDQRDMFCVYLFPGSQQSRKVFKKEIIFVVDISDSMEGRPLESTKNAISAALSKLNPEDSFNIIAFSSETFLFSTSMELASEEAIERASEWISTKHSEGGGTNIFIPLEKATEMLSNTHGSIPMIFLVTDGAVEDERNICDWIKKRLTNGGSLCPRIHTFGIGSFCNHYFLRMLAMIGRGQYDAAFDLDSIEVQMQKLFSRGLSTILANITFDAFDDHEQIEVYSSFIPDLSSESPLTICGRYQGSFPDTLKAKGVLGDLSSNVTDLKIERAKDILLDRVLARQQIDLLTAQAWLSENKQLEEKVAKLSIQTCNISEYTRMVLLEKNKIYQASESSGSLKVPYKGDPHEIGDSGAPKKMLLQSLTVGFGDLIATAENIRPGSQEPKLPEVAEILVKATSNCCGQICNQCCCMLCIQCCSKMNNQCATVLAQLCTALACFGCLDCCLQLCCPGQDGR